One Microlunatus soli genomic window carries:
- a CDS encoding DEAD/DEAH box helicase: MSASLAGFASAYGFDFDDYQREACHHVEDGSGVLVAAPTGAGKTIVGEYAVYLALQQGRKAFYTTPIKALSNQKYADLVRRHGADNVGLLTGDSSINSEAPVVVMTTEVLRNMIYAGSKTLNGLGYVVMDEVHYLADRFRGAVWEEVIIGLAESVQVVALSATVSNAEEFGDWLAEVRGDMAVVVSERRPVPLFQHVLVGRKLHDLFQGVAPTAITAADGKQRGGKKAEVNPALTRIAKDEARAVRDDSRRPRGRSGKGKRSVSYGSGRYGGAAHRKNWDGPGEKGDRRRPRSLSVPSRYDVVDALERDGLLPAIVFIFSRAGCDAAVRQLLGSHLRLTDLDEQAELIAIAERHTAGLSRSDKRALGYDNFIEGLIRGIAAHHAGLLPAFKECVEEAFVKGLVKVVFATETLALGINMPARSVVLEKLVKFNGETHADITPGEYTQLTGRAGRRGIDVEGHAVVLWQPGLDPRAVAGLASRRTYPLNSSFAPTYNMAVNLVGAVGRDRARTLLEQSFAQYQSDRSVVGLARKVARNKTEIDRLFGEAACDRGDFIEYAGMREEITRIESEAARDRKLNRQSEAIAALQDLSRGDIIRIPSGRSTGWAVVIDPGVQGHRQAPQPQVETEEGQVRRLGIVDFPTPPPVVGRIKVPKHYHPKDKATVRNLRAALEAKLHTLDLDLGRYKPSAMDPEATARVAVLRERLENHPCHNCPERETHARIAAAAFRLQRENDQADRQMDRRTSTIAVQFDKICQILTAFGYLGDGAADDRVTDAGRMLARIYAELDLVAAECIRAGVFDGLTVPQLAAVLSTLIYEARRTDHGRFRPQMPDRQSEDAMVALRRIWREVSFAERDVRLERGPEPDIGFARAAYAWAADRPLSAVLDDNDLTAGDFVRWVRQVIDFAGQIADAAGPTPLRETARTVVTAMRRGVIDFTPDEPDGSPDPYVADDR, encoded by the coding sequence CTGAGCGCTTCGCTCGCCGGCTTCGCCAGTGCCTACGGCTTCGACTTCGACGACTACCAGCGTGAGGCCTGCCACCACGTGGAGGACGGATCCGGGGTGCTGGTCGCCGCACCGACCGGGGCCGGCAAGACCATCGTCGGCGAATACGCGGTCTATCTCGCCCTGCAGCAGGGCCGCAAGGCCTTCTACACCACGCCGATCAAGGCCCTGTCCAACCAGAAGTACGCCGACCTGGTCCGCCGGCACGGCGCCGACAATGTCGGTCTGCTGACCGGCGACTCCTCGATCAACTCCGAAGCCCCGGTCGTGGTGATGACCACCGAGGTGCTGCGGAACATGATCTACGCCGGGTCCAAGACCCTGAACGGTCTCGGTTACGTGGTGATGGACGAGGTGCACTATCTCGCCGACCGGTTCCGCGGTGCGGTCTGGGAAGAGGTGATCATCGGGCTGGCCGAGTCGGTCCAGGTGGTCGCGCTGTCGGCGACGGTCAGCAACGCCGAGGAATTCGGCGACTGGCTGGCCGAGGTCCGCGGCGACATGGCCGTGGTGGTCTCCGAACGGCGGCCGGTGCCGCTGTTCCAGCACGTGCTGGTCGGCCGCAAGCTGCACGACCTGTTCCAGGGGGTGGCGCCGACGGCGATCACGGCCGCCGACGGCAAACAGCGCGGCGGCAAGAAGGCCGAGGTCAATCCGGCGTTGACCCGGATCGCCAAGGACGAGGCCCGCGCCGTCCGCGACGACTCCCGGCGGCCCCGGGGACGCAGTGGCAAGGGCAAGCGGTCGGTCTCCTACGGCAGCGGTCGCTACGGTGGCGCCGCACACCGCAAGAACTGGGACGGCCCCGGTGAGAAAGGTGACCGCCGCCGGCCCCGCTCGCTCTCGGTGCCCAGCCGCTACGACGTCGTCGACGCCCTGGAACGCGACGGGCTGCTGCCCGCGATCGTATTCATCTTCTCCCGGGCCGGCTGCGACGCCGCGGTCCGCCAACTGCTCGGCTCCCATCTGCGGTTGACCGACCTCGACGAGCAGGCCGAACTGATCGCGATCGCCGAACGACACACCGCCGGCCTGAGCCGGTCCGACAAACGGGCGCTCGGCTACGACAATTTCATCGAGGGGCTGATCCGCGGGATCGCGGCGCACCATGCCGGGCTGCTGCCGGCATTCAAGGAATGCGTCGAGGAAGCCTTCGTGAAGGGTCTGGTCAAGGTGGTGTTCGCCACCGAGACCCTGGCGCTGGGCATCAACATGCCGGCCCGCAGCGTGGTGCTGGAGAAGCTGGTCAAGTTCAACGGCGAAACCCATGCCGACATCACGCCGGGGGAGTACACCCAGCTCACCGGTCGCGCCGGCCGCCGCGGCATCGACGTCGAGGGGCACGCGGTGGTGCTCTGGCAGCCGGGCCTGGACCCGCGCGCGGTCGCCGGGCTGGCGTCACGGCGTACCTATCCGTTGAACTCATCCTTCGCGCCGACCTACAACATGGCGGTCAACCTGGTCGGGGCGGTCGGCCGGGACCGAGCCCGTACGCTGCTGGAACAGTCGTTCGCGCAGTACCAGTCCGACCGCTCGGTGGTCGGACTGGCCCGCAAGGTGGCCCGGAACAAGACCGAGATCGACCGGTTGTTCGGCGAGGCGGCCTGTGACCGCGGCGACTTCATCGAGTACGCCGGGATGCGGGAGGAGATCACCCGGATCGAGTCCGAGGCTGCCCGGGATCGCAAGCTCAACCGGCAGTCCGAGGCGATCGCCGCCCTGCAGGACCTCAGCCGGGGCGACATCATCCGGATCCCGTCCGGACGGTCCACGGGCTGGGCGGTGGTGATCGATCCCGGCGTCCAGGGTCACCGGCAGGCACCCCAACCTCAGGTGGAGACCGAGGAGGGGCAGGTCCGCCGCCTCGGCATCGTCGACTTCCCGACCCCGCCGCCGGTGGTCGGCCGGATCAAGGTGCCCAAGCACTACCACCCGAAGGACAAGGCGACCGTCCGCAACCTGCGGGCGGCCCTGGAGGCCAAGCTGCACACCCTCGATCTTGATCTTGGTCGGTACAAGCCGTCGGCGATGGACCCGGAGGCGACCGCCCGGGTCGCGGTGTTGCGGGAGCGGCTGGAGAATCATCCCTGCCACAACTGCCCCGAACGGGAGACCCACGCCAGGATCGCGGCGGCCGCCTTCCGGCTGCAGCGCGAAAATGATCAAGCAGATCGGCAGATGGATCGGCGGACGTCGACCATCGCGGTCCAGTTCGACAAGATCTGCCAGATCCTCACCGCCTTCGGCTACCTCGGCGACGGCGCGGCCGACGACCGGGTCACCGACGCCGGCCGGATGCTGGCCAGGATCTATGCCGAACTTGATCTTGTGGCCGCCGAATGCATCCGTGCCGGTGTCTTCGACGGTCTCACCGTGCCGCAGTTGGCGGCGGTGCTGTCGACGTTGATCTACGAGGCACGGCGTACTGATCATGGTCGGTTCCGTCCGCAGATGCCGGATCGGCAGAGCGAGGACGCGATGGTGGCACTGCGTCGGATCTGGCGCGAGGTGTCCTTCGCCGAGCGGGACGTCCGGTTGGAACGCGGCCCGGAGCCCGACATCGGCTTCGCCCGCGCCGCCTACGCCTGGGCCGCGGACCGGCCGCTGTCCGCCGTGCTGGACGACAACGACCTGACCGCCGGCGACTTCGTGCGCTGGGTCCGGCAGGTGATCGACTTCGCCGGCCAGATCGCCGACGCCGCCGGACCGACCCCACTGCGGGAGACCGCCCGCACGGTGGTCACCGCGATGCGTCGCGGAGTGATCGACTTCACCCCCGACGAGCCGGACGGCAGCCCTGATCCGTACGTCGCCGATGACCGCTGA